A region from the Hydrogenimonas sp. genome encodes:
- a CDS encoding MscS family mechanosensitive ion channel: MRTGIFLLLLLASVTLSYAEVETNGSSAENNITLQQRSNEIQKIKHSLKQIDQKLEQESVWQKVYANHLSYIDMADRIKKIERRIRAYKRKGPTRYRSAIRDLEAQKLKLKEQLDLLKDYSSNPFKTMITPAEIKEVPQVTNPVAVIGALSFLKQLDEQQSRFEYEIESLESFIDLLNRKISLLKELLELNPSEKEAAEELDRTMKEVGEAEDALSLHRTALIVYKKKVDEIKLRLTEQIMQQAKKAATIGATVLAILLFVLLFKWLVKRTITDNERFYMANKIINFTFFFLVIIILLFAYIENVSYLVTVLGFASAGIAIAMKDWFMSMLGWLVIVLGGSIHVGDRIRVDKDGKMYVGDVLDISLLRITMLEDITLTTYKHNRRAGRIIFIPNNYIFTDMIANYTHATLKTVWDGIDFTITFNSNHKKAQHIARETAKKYAKGYTDITRKQLNKLRSKYSLKNTNVEPRVYSFIEENGIRISVWYMTNAYATLTLRSTISADILDQIKEEDDIVIAYPSQHLYLERAKGKPTLPNLSESTITT; the protein is encoded by the coding sequence TTGAGAACCGGAATCTTCCTGTTGCTTCTGCTTGCTTCCGTTACACTCTCCTATGCGGAGGTTGAAACCAACGGCTCCTCCGCCGAGAACAACATAACACTCCAGCAGCGCAGCAACGAGATCCAGAAGATAAAGCACTCACTTAAGCAGATCGATCAGAAGCTGGAGCAGGAGAGTGTTTGGCAGAAGGTCTACGCCAACCATCTCTCCTACATAGATATGGCAGACAGAATCAAGAAGATAGAACGTCGTATCAGGGCGTACAAACGCAAAGGCCCTACACGCTACCGATCCGCCATACGCGATCTTGAAGCGCAGAAGTTGAAGCTAAAAGAGCAGCTCGATCTGCTTAAAGACTACAGCTCGAATCCGTTCAAGACGATGATCACTCCAGCAGAGATAAAAGAGGTACCGCAGGTAACGAACCCAGTCGCCGTAATAGGAGCCCTGTCGTTTCTGAAGCAGCTCGACGAGCAGCAGAGCAGATTCGAATACGAGATCGAGTCTTTGGAGAGCTTCATAGATCTGTTGAACCGGAAGATCTCCCTTCTCAAAGAGCTTCTGGAGTTGAATCCGTCTGAGAAGGAGGCTGCGGAAGAGCTCGACCGTACAATGAAAGAGGTCGGTGAAGCTGAAGATGCACTCTCTCTTCATCGTACTGCCTTGATAGTCTACAAAAAGAAGGTGGACGAGATCAAGCTTCGCCTTACGGAGCAGATAATGCAGCAGGCGAAAAAAGCGGCAACCATCGGTGCTACCGTTTTGGCGATACTGCTTTTCGTACTTCTTTTCAAGTGGCTTGTCAAGCGTACCATTACGGACAACGAACGCTTCTACATGGCTAACAAGATCATTAACTTTACCTTCTTTTTTCTTGTCATAATCATTCTTCTTTTCGCCTATATAGAGAACGTTTCGTATCTGGTGACGGTACTCGGTTTCGCCTCCGCCGGTATCGCCATCGCGATGAAAGACTGGTTCATGAGTATGCTCGGCTGGCTTGTAATCGTGTTGGGGGGCTCCATCCACGTCGGAGACAGGATCCGTGTGGATAAAGACGGCAAGATGTATGTAGGTGACGTACTCGACATATCGCTGCTGCGCATTACGATGCTGGAGGATATCACACTTACGACCTACAAGCACAACAGACGTGCCGGCAGGATCATATTCATACCCAACAACTATATTTTCACCGATATGATAGCCAACTACACACATGCGACACTGAAGACCGTGTGGGACGGAATAGATTTTACTATCACCTTCAACTCCAACCACAAGAAGGCTCAGCACATAGCCAGGGAGACGGCAAAGAAGTATGCCAAGGGGTATACGGACATAACACGCAAGCAGTTGAACAAACTTAGGTCCAAATATAGTCTGAAAAATACCAACGTAGAGCCGAGAGTCTACTCTTTTATAGAGGAGAACGGTATTAGAATCAGTGTATGGTATATGACCAACGCATACGCTACACTGACGCTCAGAAGTACCATTTCAGCCGATATTCTTGACCAGATCAAAGAGGAGGACGATATAGTCATAGCTTATCCTTCACAGCATCTCTATCTCGAACGGGCCAAGGGGAAACCTACGCTTCCAAATCTTTCGGAGAGTACCATTACGACATGA
- a CDS encoding tRNA-t(6)A37 methylthiotransferase, with protein MKKVFFKTFGCRTNQFDTQVMISRLGGYTLARSEEEADVVVVNSCTVTNGADSGVRGYINQLGRINEKARVLLTGCGAHTKGESLFQSGKVDGVFGHSEKEKISRYLDSNERFYEIGDLKHIDSTVVEQFVGKSRAFIKIQEGCDFRCSYCIIPYVRGDARSMDEELILEQIRRLASNGFGEFILTGTNVGSYGVDRSGSIAKLLKRISRIRGVRRIRIGSLEPVQITDEFKELLKEPWMAKHLHIALQHTSDRMLEIMNRRNSFREDLELFEEIAAEGYALGTDFIVGHPGEGEAEWREAIERVGLLPLTHIHAFTYSRRDGTPSSTMKPVVAGNIAKERHKELTSLVREKNFAFRSSLKGPLEILVESEKDGKYNGLDQYFNRIEIECEREITGEWITLDSFEPLERGNRGSL; from the coding sequence ATGAAAAAGGTCTTTTTCAAAACGTTCGGCTGCAGAACCAACCAGTTCGATACACAGGTTATGATCTCCCGTCTGGGTGGGTACACTCTTGCACGAAGTGAAGAGGAGGCAGACGTTGTCGTCGTGAACTCCTGTACGGTAACAAACGGGGCGGACAGCGGTGTCAGAGGTTATATAAACCAGTTGGGCCGTATAAACGAAAAGGCGAGAGTGCTTCTTACCGGATGCGGCGCCCATACCAAAGGGGAGTCGCTCTTCCAAAGCGGCAAAGTCGACGGAGTCTTCGGCCACAGTGAAAAGGAGAAGATAAGCCGCTATCTGGACAGTAATGAAAGATTTTATGAAATTGGCGACCTGAAACATATAGACAGTACGGTAGTCGAGCAGTTTGTGGGTAAATCTCGTGCCTTCATAAAGATTCAGGAGGGGTGTGACTTCCGTTGCAGCTACTGTATAATTCCCTATGTCCGCGGAGATGCCAGAAGCATGGATGAAGAGCTGATACTGGAGCAGATAAGGCGCCTGGCCTCCAACGGTTTCGGAGAGTTCATACTGACCGGAACAAATGTAGGCAGCTACGGGGTCGACAGGTCCGGCAGCATCGCGAAGCTTCTTAAGCGTATCAGCCGTATTAGGGGCGTAAGGCGAATCAGAATCGGTTCTCTGGAACCTGTGCAGATAACCGACGAATTCAAAGAGCTTTTGAAAGAGCCTTGGATGGCGAAGCATCTTCATATCGCACTTCAGCACACCTCCGACCGGATGCTCGAGATTATGAACAGGCGCAACAGCTTCAGGGAAGATCTCGAGCTTTTCGAAGAGATTGCCGCCGAGGGTTACGCTCTCGGTACGGATTTCATCGTCGGCCATCCGGGAGAGGGTGAGGCTGAGTGGAGGGAGGCTATCGAGAGGGTTGGACTTCTGCCTCTGACGCATATACACGCCTTTACATACTCCAGGCGCGACGGTACACCGAGCAGTACAATGAAGCCGGTTGTGGCGGGCAATATAGCCAAAGAGAGGCATAAAGAGCTCACCTCTTTGGTGAGAGAGAAAAATTTCGCTTTCAGAAGCTCTCTGAAGGGGCCGCTGGAGATACTTGTCGAGAGTGAAAAGGATGGAAAGTACAACGGTCTCGATCAATACTTCAACAGAATCGAGATAGAGTGTGAAAGAGAGATTACAGGTGAGTGGATCACTCTGGATAGTTTCGAGCCTCTGGAAAGGGGAAACCGTGGAAGTCTCTAA
- a CDS encoding cell division protein FtsH, whose amino-acid sequence MVFLALLVIYLLRWARKNRELKEQQLSEQIQFASELQRPSDIKPIVSNITFKDVAGINEVKEELEEIIDFLKNPGKYLGFGIRMPRGVLLVGPPGVGKTLIAKAVAGEAGVPFFYQSGASFVQIYVGMGAKRVRELFKRAKAAAPAIVFIDEIDAVGKARGGMRNDEREATLNQLLTEMDGFEESSGVIVIAATNKIEMLDDALLRPGRFDRRVYVSLPNKEERKSILKIYLANKPWHLDLDDIAQMTVGFSGAALSSLVNEAAIHALKSGKKIIESDDFLAVKDKVLLGKRKILTYSEEEKRIQAAYQAAKAVTAYWLDVDFDKIGLLTDHFQTSEKEIVSKTDMMNLVKVHLAGDAMMHLHFNDRFTNAANDLKEARLIVQDMVERYGMVQKFGTSPVEEEKILSEARSDVESFVARAEEGILRLADEIVRREVVSREDVKELLHEIF is encoded by the coding sequence GTGGTATTCCTGGCGCTGCTTGTCATCTACCTTCTGCGCTGGGCAAGAAAAAACCGCGAGCTGAAAGAGCAGCAGCTGAGCGAGCAGATCCAGTTCGCCAGCGAACTGCAGAGACCCAGCGATATAAAACCGATAGTATCGAATATAACGTTCAAGGATGTCGCGGGTATAAACGAAGTCAAAGAGGAGTTGGAGGAGATCATAGATTTTCTTAAAAACCCGGGAAAGTATCTGGGCTTCGGTATACGTATGCCTAGAGGCGTGCTTCTTGTGGGACCCCCGGGAGTCGGGAAGACTCTTATCGCAAAAGCCGTTGCAGGTGAAGCGGGTGTACCGTTCTTCTACCAGAGCGGGGCATCATTCGTGCAGATATATGTCGGAATGGGAGCCAAGCGTGTCAGAGAGCTTTTCAAGCGGGCCAAGGCCGCTGCGCCGGCTATAGTTTTCATAGATGAGATAGACGCGGTCGGTAAAGCGCGCGGCGGTATGCGAAACGATGAGAGAGAGGCCACTTTGAACCAGCTTCTGACCGAGATGGACGGGTTCGAAGAGAGCAGCGGCGTAATAGTCATAGCCGCCACCAACAAGATAGAAATGCTCGATGACGCCCTTTTGAGGCCGGGCCGTTTCGACAGGCGTGTATATGTCTCCTTACCCAACAAGGAGGAGCGTAAATCGATTCTGAAGATATATCTTGCCAACAAACCGTGGCATCTCGATCTCGATGATATAGCCCAGATGACCGTCGGGTTCAGCGGGGCGGCCCTCTCTTCACTGGTGAACGAAGCTGCGATACACGCCCTCAAGAGTGGAAAGAAGATAATAGAGAGTGACGATTTTCTGGCCGTCAAGGACAAGGTCCTGCTCGGCAAGAGAAAGATTCTGACCTACTCGGAAGAGGAGAAGAGGATTCAGGCCGCATATCAGGCCGCCAAAGCCGTCACCGCATACTGGCTCGATGTAGATTTCGACAAAATCGGGCTCTTGACCGACCATTTCCAGACCTCCGAAAAAGAGATAGTTTCCAAAACAGATATGATGAACCTGGTAAAGGTCCATCTTGCCGGTGACGCCATGATGCACCTTCATTTCAACGACCGCTTCACCAATGCCGCCAACGATCTCAAAGAGGCGCGTCTGATAGTGCAGGATATGGTGGAGAGGTACGGAATGGTGCAGAAGTTCGGCACCTCTCCCGTTGAAGAGGAGAAGATACTCTCCGAAGCGAGGTCTGATGTAGAGAGTTTCGTTGCCAGGGCGGAAGAGGGGATTTTACGTCTTGCCGACGAGATAGTGAGGCGTGAGGTAGTATCCAGGGAGGATGTAAAAGAGCTGCTGCATGAGATATTTTAG